In Spea bombifrons isolate aSpeBom1 chromosome 9, aSpeBom1.2.pri, whole genome shotgun sequence, the genomic stretch AACGGGGGGGGCCCTGTGTTGTTTGGGAGCGGCCACCCTGGCGCAGGGGGTTTAACGTTGGCAGCGGAGGCTGCAAGCGATGCGGGTTAGTCTGCACTATTGGCAAACGGCTGCCCCTCATAGCATTTCTTTATAATATCCTTGTCGGGACAGACATGCACGGATAGCGGGGGAGCTGCTGGTGTCTACTGTGCACGGTGCCTGTCCGGGGGGCCGCGCGTTTCGCTTCCTCAGGCGCTGAGGCTTATCCTGCCCCCGCTGGGAGCTGGAAGCAAACACAGCAGGAATTAGCAGCAATACGTAGACGGCGGGGCCACAGGAACATGTATGTGACGTGTCTGCTTCAGGGCGGGAGGACACTTACGTGGAGAAGTAGTTAGTAGGTAGGTGGGCTTGTTGTTGCAGAGCAGAGTCACCAGGCTGCCCAGCGTCCCCACGGCCACGACCTGCACGTCCAGGGACAGGCCCAGCGTCACGTTCCTCTGCAGAGAGAGAGTCCATGGGTCACAATGCCAGCACCCCGTAAATGCCCCCGCGTCGCATGATATGGACCACTGTTTACCAGCACTGCCTGGAAGTACATCTCAAGGTCCTGGCAAGACGGGAGGGCATCGGTGGCATCCATCCGGCGGGCGACACATCCCTCGGGTTGTCCGTGGTAAACCATCAGATGCTAGGGGTCAAAAGATGGAGGGTCATTGGCTGTGTCTGCGtgtgttgccccccccccccgtctgtcACCAGAGATGTCCCCGGACCTCCAGTCTGACGCAGAGTAAAGCCGAGTAAACGTTCCGCTGCCTTCATACCCCCGGCAGCCCTTATGCTCACGTTTTTAAGGTCGCAGGTGATTCCTGGAGTGGATCCCTGATCAGTGAGATCGCTGAGGGCCAGCAGCAGCGACGCTTCGTTCTGGACGTTGAGCTGTGGTGGCAGGTACCCGGACGTGTCTCTCTGCTCGGACACAGGAGGGTTAAACAGCGGTAAGTGCAACCTCGAATCATTTCGGGGGTAATAATCAAATAAATGCTTTTCTTCCCATTTCTCACGATTACCAGATCACGCGTGTGTCTGTATATGTCCGTGTGCGCACACACAGTCCGCGGGTAATGGGGCAGTTTCAGTCCTGTGGGCTCTTCCctttatttctttcttaaaaGTGAAGCCGTTTGTGACACGTGATCAGCGGGACATGTAACCCACCCGGCCCCATCTCACCTGATTGCAGGTCGCTCTCCCCAGGTAAGTGGCCAGGAGCACTCCCAGGACACTGATGGCCAGCGCGGCCACGGCTCCCACCGTCATTATGAGCAGCTTTCGGCTGGACGGAGGTGGGGACGGGGGAAAATCCAGGCCAGTCGGGAACGGCTGCGGGGAAACGAGAGCCCGGGGTCAATAATCATCTGCCCTGTGACAGCAGCCCGCTTGTGATCACGCCATGTCTGTGTTTCTTATAGATCAGCTGCCCTGTGATCACGCCATGTCTGTGTTTCTTATAGATCAGCTGCCCTGTGATCACGCCATGTCTGTGTTTCTTATAGATTGGGTGCCCTGTGATCACGCCATGTCTGTGTTTCTTATAGATCAGCAGCCCTGTGATCACGCCATGTCTGTGTTTCTTATAGATCAGCTGCCCTGTGATCACGCCATGTCTGTGTTTCTTATAGATCGGGTGCCCTGTGATCACGCCGTGTCTGTGTTTCTTATAGATCGGGTGCCCTGTGATCACGCCATGTCTGTGTTTCTTATAGATCAGCTGCCCTGTGATCACGCCATGTCTGTGTTTCTTATAGATTGGGTGCCCTGTGATCACGCCGTGTCTGTGTTTCTTATAGATCAGCTGCCCTGTGATCACGCCATGTCTGTGTTTCTTATAGATCAGCTGCCCTGTGATCACGCCATGTCTGTGTTTCTTATAGATCAGCTGCCCTGTGATCACGCCATGTCTGTGTTTCTTATAGATTGGGTGCCCTGTGATCACGCCGTGTCTGTGTTTCTTATAGATTGGGTGCCCTGTGATCACGCCATGTCTGTGTTTCTTATAGATCGGGTGCCCTGTGATCACGCCATGTCTGTGTTTCTTATAGATCAGCAGCCCTGTGATCACGCCATGTCTGTGTTTCTTATAGATTGGGTGCCCTGTGATCACGCCATGTCTGTGTTTCTTATAGATCAGCAGCCCTGTGATCACGCCATGTCTGTGTTTCTTATAGATTGGGTGCCCTGTGATCACGCCGTGTCTGTGTTTCTTATAGATCGGGTGCCCTGTGATCACGCCATGTCTGTGTTTCTTATAGATCAGCAGCCCTGTGATCACGCCATGTCTGTGTTTCTTATAGATCGGGTGCCCTGTGATCACGCCATGTCTGTGTTTCTTATAGATCAGCTGCCCTGTGATCACGCCATGTCTGTGTTTCTTATAGATCAGCAGCCCTGTGATCACGCCGTGTCTGTGTTTCTTATAGATCAGCTGCCCTGTGATCACGCCATGTCTGTGTTTCTTATAGATCGGGTGCCCTGTGATCACGCCATGTCTGTGTTTCTTATAGATCAGCTGCCCTGTGATCACGCCATGTCTGTGTTTCTTATAGATCAGCTGCCCTGTGATCACGCCGTGTCTGTGTTTCTTATAGATCAGCAGCCCTGTGATCACGCCATGTCTGTGTTTCTTATAGATTGGGTGCCCTGTGATCACGCCGTGTCTGTGTTTCTTATAGATCAGCTGCCCTGTGATCACGCCATGTCTGTGTTTCTTATAGATCAGCTGCCCTGTGATCACGCCATGTCTGTGTTTCTTATAGATCAGCTGCCCTGTGATCACGCCATGTCTGTGTTTCTTATAGATCAGCAGCCCTGTGATCACGCCATGTCTGTGTTTCTTATAGATCGGGTGCCCTGTGATCACGCCATGTCTGTGTTTCTTATAGATCGGGTGCCCTGTGATCACGCCATGTCTGTGTTTCTTATAGATTGGGTGCCCTGTGATCACGCCATGTCTGTGTTTCTTATAGATCGGGTGCCCTGTGATCACGCCATGTCTGTGTTTCTTATAGATCGGGTGCCCTGTGATCACGCCATGTCTGTGTTTCTTATAGATCGGGTGCCCTGTGATCACGCCATGTCTGTGTTTCTTATAGATTGGGTGCCCTGTGATCACGCCATGTCTGTGTTTCTTATAGATTGGGTGCCCTGTGATCACGCCATGTCTGTGTTTCTTATAGATCGGGTGCCCTGTGATCACGCCATGTCTGTGTTTCTTATAGATTGGGTGCCCTGTGATCACGCCATGTCTGTGTTTCTTATAGATCAGCTGCCCTGTGATCACGCCGTGTCTGTGTTTCTTATAGATTGGGTGCCCTGTGATCACGCCATGTCTGTGTTTCTTATAGATCAGCTGCCCTGTGATCACGCCATGTCTGTGTTTCTTATAGATCAGCTGCCCTGTGATCACGCCGTGTCTGTGTTTCTTATAGATCGGGTGCCCTGTGATCACGCCATGTCTGTGTTTCTTATAGATTGGGTGCCCTGTGATCACGCCATGTCTGTGTTTCTTATAGATCAGCTGCCCTGTGATCACGCCGTGTCTGTGTTTCTTATAGATCGGGTGCCCTGTGATCACGCCATGTCTGTGTTTCTTATAGATCAGCTGCCCTGTGATCACGCCATGTCTGTGTTTCTTATAGATCAGCTGCCCTGTGATCACGCCGTGTCTGTGTTTCTTATAGATCGGGTGCCCTGTGATCACGCCATGTCTGTGTTTCTTATAGATTGGGTGCCCTGTGATCACGCCATGTCTGTGTTTCTTATAGATCGGGTGCCCTGTGATCACGCCATGTCTGTGTTTCTTATAGATCGGGTGCCCTGTGATCACGCCATGTCTGTGTTTCTTATAGATTGGGTGCCCTGCGGGGGGCTCCTGCTGTTCCTGTCTGCCCTGTGGATTTCTGATGTGGTCTGTGAGTTATGCAACAGGATTGTGGCCCCCTGGACAGGGTTTCTTCCCAATAAACTGTCCTCAGTTTCTATTTTAACAATGATTAAGGTGGGTGCGCAGGGTGCATTGCTTGTGTACACATCATGCGCAAAGGTCACTTGCATTTCTCCTGAAATAAGCCCACCTATGTATGGTTTCCAGCACTGAATTGGTTAAGCTGCCTACATGAATGGGGGCTGTGGGTGATGGGTACCTTTCGGTTACTTACATAGGGTGGGCTCTTCAGGTGCGCACTGGCTGGCCAGGACTCGGTGGTCTTGTCTTCAGCAGACATGCCAGTTTCTTGGATGGTAGTATGTGTGCTGCGGGTGAGCCTGCAGGATCTAAGATCTGCTGGGCAGAGGGTGGAGGCTTTATGCAGTAACACCCACCCACCCTTACCACATTGTTAACCAATCAATAGCCAGAAACCTGATGCGGGAGCGGGGCCGTCACTACCTGCAGTACTGAGGAGAGGTGTGAGACACGGAGTGGGCATGTGTCGGGGCGTCGGATGGGACTCTCCGGAGTGGGAATGTGTTGGGGCGTCGGATGGGACTCTCCGGAGTGGGCATGTGTTGGGGCGTCGGATGGGACTCTCGGGAGTGGGAATGTGTTGGGGCGTCGGATGGGACTCTCCGGAGTGGGAATGTGTTGGGGCCCCGGGTGGGACTCTCCGGAGTGGGCGTGTGTTGGGGCGTCGTATGGGACTCTCGGGAGTGGGAATGTGTTGGGGCGTCGGATGGGACTCTCGGGAGTGGGAATGTGTTGGGGCGTCGGATGGGACTCTCGGGAGTGGGAATGTGTTGGGGCGTCGGATGGGACTCTCCGGAGTGGGAATGTGTTGGGGCGTCGGATGGGACTCTCCGGAGTGGGCATGTGTTGGGGTTGTCGGATGGGACTCTCGGGAGTGGGAATGTGTTGGGGCCCCGGGTGGGACTCTCCGGAGTGGGCATGTGTTGGGGCGTCGGATGGGACTCTCGGGAGTGGGAATGTGTTGGGGCGTCGGATGGGACTCTCCGGAGTGGGAATGTGTTGGGGCGTCGGATGGGACTCTCGGGAGTGGGAATGTGTTGGGGCGTCGGATGGGACTCTCCCGAGTGGGAATGTGTTGGGGCGTCGGATGGGACTCTCCCGAGTGGGAATGTGTTGGGGCGCTGGATGGCGAGTGGGAGAGTGTGTTGGGGTGCTGGATGGCGAGTGTCTTGGGGTGCTGGATGGCAAGTGGGAGAGCGTGTTGGGGTGCTGGATGGCGAGTGGGCGAGCTTGTTGGGGTGCTGGATGGTGTGTTGGGGTGCTGGATGGCGAGTGGGCGAGCTTGTTGGGGTGCTGGATGGCGAGTGGGCGAGCTTGTTGGGGTGCTGGATGGTGTGTTGGGGTGCTGGATGGCGAGTGGGCGAGCTTGTTGGGGTGCTGGATGGTGTGTTGGGGTGCTGGAGGGCGAGTGCGTTGGGGTGCTGGATGGCGAGTGTGTTGGGGTGCTGGATGGCGAGTGGGCGAGCGCATTGGGGTGCTGGGTGGCGAGTGGCCGAGGGCGTTGGGGTGCTGGGTGGCGAGTGGGCGAGCTGGATGGCAAGCGTGTTGGGGTGCTGGATGGCGAGCGGGAATGCAGTGTTCTCCCACCGTTCCCGCGGAGCACAGAGGCGGGTGTGTTTTGCGCTCGCTCCCCtctctcggggggggggaaatcacGTTGCCGGTGTGGATAATGGGGGCGCAGGCCGTGCCAAGAGCCGGATACCTGAGCCCTGGGAACAGGAGGTCTCTGTTATGTAGAGCGATGAATGGCTCTCCACATTCTCCACATCCCCCAAAATGCCCCGCTCCATTTACCCCCCCCAGGGGCAGGTATCTGAGCTGTCTGGCACCTGCAGACTGTGAGAGGCATTGTTCTGTTCTGTCCCTGGGGCCGATTAGAGACACAAGGACTCTTTTTGTTCCATATCTTTATTGGAAGACCCAGAGAAAAGTGCGCTGATACCAAAAACGGCGGCCGCTCCATCCATTCACTCCTTTAACTGTGAAGCAACCTTTCTTAGGGTTGTGGATGCAGGGAATAGCTTGCCAGCACAGATGGTGGAGCTGAGATTACTGGACCTGCCCTAAAATCGGCCGGATCCCTACATGGGACACGCGTGTGTCCTGAAGCAGCCTACCGCTGAGGAGCGTGACTTCACGCTATGGCCGCCAGACGCGTGATTATTCAAGGACTGGCCTGTCAAGCAGAGTCTCAAAGTATGGAAGCTACTTGTTTGTTCCTGGCCTTCAGGGCCACAGCAGGGAGGAAAAAGGGCCGCTAAACGGTGTACATTCTGTCACGCCACGGCTCTGCCTCGCAGGCTACTTCACGGTAAGAGGCAGCTTGGCACCTGTCTGTCAGTCATTTGTCCAGGTTGTTCCGAGGGCCATCGCTGACACGGCATAACCTCTTACATGGACACGCAGAAAGCTCCCTTTACATGTATGTGATGTAGCCCCCTTTACATGTATGTGATGTAGCCCCCCATTTTCTTCAGCTTGATTCATGCCACCCATTGGCTGCTTGGCGAGAACGGTCAGACCACAGGTGCTTCCACCAGGTAAgcagtttaaatatttttaaccctttgacaaGATGCATAGTAAAGTATTCACGGGGTATTTAACACGCATCCTGAACGGTCCCTTTAACGCCTGATTCACAGCTCTGTGCGCTGTGCTTAATTTaaggttttgtttgtttcgttTGTCAATAAAGTTGCAAGAGTCAGGGCCTATAGGCGGGCTCTGTTGAAGCAGAGTACTTGGCCAATTAGAGTTCGGTACAGAAGACTGACGTGCCTCTACAGCCATTGCGTTCCCAGTGGCAAACGTTCAGCCAATAGAATTGCGCACAATGAACCAGGCCCGTCATCCTGTTAACTGATGCAATTTCCTTAGCGCGCCCAATACAATGGGCGGGACTCGGTCCGATTGACGTGGAAAGAGCAAATGAGGTAAGCAAAAGAAAACGCGAGAGGCGTACCGTTCTACGAGTGATGGGAGAGGCAGCCAATTGATGGTCGGTGCCGCCCGGGGCGATCTCGGGAGGCAGGGGTTGCAGACTGGGGTCAGAGGAAGCCAAAGAGTTATCCCGCGGGTGACCGCGAATGGGTTTGCGAGATCGCGAGTTTAACGACAGACCAACTGACTGAGTGAGCAGTGCAGGAAACCCCCGGAAACCTGACCGACTTACCGGAAACGGCCGCCTGAGGTAAACCTATAGCTGGAAGTTTCAAGTGGGCAGGCCTCGTAGTGGGAGTAGCCCAGTTGAGGAGAATAGGAGAGATGGAAGGACCGCGGGGGCGGGGACATagtaaggtgtgtgtgtgggggggtggagTGCAAGGATATAGCGGGGAGACTTGGGGTTCTTAGGGGAGGGGGTCTGCATAAGAAGGGGACATTGTAAAGGATGTGGTTACCTCAGGTGCAGGGGGGGTTAGGGGAAACCCTGAGGGAGGGGTTATAATACGAGGGTGACATGTTAAAGATAGGGTTACAGGGACAAATATAGTGGCATATTATGGCCTGGGGGCAGCAGCCCCCTTTCTACAAATGGGGGTGTGTGTGATTATCCTGTCAGACAATTATGCCCTCTTTGCTACTCCTGTCCCGCTTCTCGGGGCCTAGGTAGGGCCTCCCCAGCTGCCTATTAATGTTATGGCGGCAGCTCAGCCACCGTAGGTCCGTGTGTTACATCCGCTGTGTGCCTTTTAATGATGGCAGCCGGGGGGGGCACTGCAGCCCCAAAGGTAAATATGCAGCTGGGAGGTTACCTACAAAATGTAGGGGGCGAAGGAAGTGTAGGGTGTCCCCCAACCCTTTGGGGGCAGGGTTATGGTGAAGGGAACCTAAAGGGGGCGGGGCTTTAGCTTTGTTAATTACTGTGTATATGCCTGTATTAGGCTGCGTAGCGCTCTATTAGCGCCGCAAGCACTGTTTGGGGGTCAGTCGTTTGTGCCGGTGAGGGGATGGCTGAGGTTAGTTAGTTGTGAGGTCCCCCCATCGGTGCACGGTGAGGGGGCCCTGTCTCCGGCTTTAGGATCCTGCTCTCTCCTCTTCGTTCTATCTGAAGAAAAGACCTCCGAGGTCCTGAAAGCCTTATTAATATGCCAGCtgccatttattttttggagCTCTAGGGCTGGACCCTATTTCTAGACTAAGAGACTGTAAGGGTGGTGAGTGCCGCACCCCCCGCAGGAACATAAATGGCTGCCCGCCTGCGTGTGTGCGTGGGGGGCCGCTGCCACAAGGAAAGCTGTTCTCCTGTCCGATGAAATGTATTCATGCCATCTCTCCTGTAGTGGAATAACCTCCCCTGCCTGGGAGCTGATGCTTAGTATCCGTTTCACAGGCAGGGGCTTATCCTTctgatatgttagtgtgtgaggaGCTGCCTGGGCCCTGTGGGGCCCCATCTGTTGCTGGATTAGTGTGGACTATCATGCCTTTTGATGTAGGGCAGGA encodes the following:
- the LOC128504653 gene encoding uncharacterized protein LOC128504653, which gives rise to MSAEDKTTESWPASAHLKSPPYPFPTGLDFPPSPPPSSRKLLIMTVGAVAALAISVLGVLLATYLGRATCNQRDTSGYLPPQLNVQNEASLLLALSDLTDQGSTPGITCDLKNHLMVYHGQPEGCVARRMDATDALPSCQDLEMYFQAVLRNVTLGLSLDVQVVAVGTLGSLVTLLCNNKPTYLLTTSPPPSGGRISLSA